In Apium graveolens cultivar Ventura unplaced genomic scaffold, ASM990537v1 ctg8610, whole genome shotgun sequence, the genomic stretch AAAATCCAGTATACCCTCTAGATACATTCCGACGACGGTTTCGAATGGGAAGACACGGTGGTCCTTCGAATTGTGGATGCTCTTTCAAATTTTGATCCATATTTTCAGCAGAAGGTTGATGCATTGGAAAGAAAGGGCCTATCACCTTTACAAAATTCACGGCGGCCATACGCATGTTGGCATATGGAATTGGAACGGATGCAGTTGATGATTATGTGTGCATTGGTACGTCCACTGCAATTGAATGCTTGAAAAAATTTGTTAccaatattattttaatttttgagaGTGAATATTTGCGAAAGCCAAACTCAAATGATGTACAACGTCTCATAAAAATGGGAAAGGCTCGCGGTTTTCCCGGAATGATGGGGAGTATTGACTACATGCATTTGCAGTGGAAAAATTGCCCTAAAGCATGGAAAGGGATGTTCATGAGGGGTCATAAAGGAGTTCCAACAATATTGCTTAATGTTGTTGCCTCATCGGACCTATGGATATGACATGCATTTTTCGGAGTTGCTGGTTCTAATAACGACATGAATGTGTTAGACCGATAATCGATATTTGATGATGTACTAGAAGGTCGTGCTCCTGAGGTAAATTACAATATTAATGGTAACAACTATACATGGGGTACTATCTAACAGATGGAATCTATCCTGAATGGGCTACGTTCGTGAAACAATTCCACGTCCACAGGGTGAAAAGATAAAATTGTTCTCCAAATATCAAGAAGGTCATCGAAAAAACGTAGAAATGACATTTGGCGTGTTGCAATCTCAATTTGCAATTGTACATGATCCAACACAATTTTGGGATAAAGAAGATCTCGCTAAAATAATGAGAGCGTGTATTATACTACATAATATGATCGTTGAGGATGAGAGAGACACATACGCCACTCCCTTTGGCGCTTTACTATCTTACGATGATGCAACATATGGCTTACCGCCTCCAAACTTAGGCGAAGAATCTTTAGCCTCTAATGAAATGTATATCGGAAGGACTATCCAACTTTGTGACAGGCAGAAACATCGTCAACTACAATTCGATCTGGTTGAGCATATCACAATGTTCCATAATAATGATTAACTAGCTCTAtagcccgtgcaatgcacggaCATGCTCTATATTGGGCGAATCGATATTATTTTAGTTATTCTTGTTGATAATATTTCATGTTGTCCCCCCTCCTAATGATGATGGATTTATTTTTGTATATGAGTAGATTTTTATTTTGATGACATTGGTGCAATAGTGTTTATCTACAATTAACGTAGAGACTTGTAGTGACATTTCTTGTTTTTTACTGTTAAGGACGATCCATgaatttttttagaaattttagtaATTTTACATAATATAGTTGTTTGTTTACATaagattttattttataattgttatttgaattttagtattcTTCAATTTTAATTTCCGACCTCAGTAACTCTTTCCCCTCTCtcaaaaaatattaatgaatCCACATCTCACGGCATACTAGGCGCTTTCGGGTTGTATTTTAATATGTAAACTTTACCaagattatttattttagttaatattaTCAGTTCATGTCATAATGACGCAGTAAAATACCAATATAAACCAACATTAtcatatatttatgaattatgaGGACCATAAGTTAAAGGTTTTTTTACATAAATTcacacatacatatacatatatatatgtgtgtatattatatatacatatatatatatatatgtgtgtgtatttatatatatatatgtatgtatatatatatatatatgaaagcccataatttatttatttttgtgtaaatacaaaaatataataCTTAAAGTATGACATGGttagatataaatatatattcacTTAGAGGTATAATGGTTCTGATCCACataatcatatttaatatataaGTTTATCTAGTTCATTTGTTTGTAATATTTAATTCGCAAATGTTTATAATAGATCTAAATATTAGTGTTAATGTGATAAATATGGTATATGTCAGTCAACTGTGTTATTAAAGGTCACTGGTAGGCTGTGATAATATCATTAAAATTAATGACGAACAATAATATTTTGtacaaataaaatttattataatttaaatgtactaccactttttataaataacatgattttgtactcaagtttctaatgtattaatattatttattttgttataataataataataatattattattattataattattattaatataatataaataataataattattattattagaatttttaatatatatgttttataaacctgctattaaaatgaaatattttttctttttaatgaaatttaaaattattactattaatattaatatttaattttactTTATATTTAAAATTCACTTATTTATATTAATTTGATAATTTATAATGTATGTATTCTCGTTTTTAGAATTTAACTTACGTTAAAAATAAGGACAATTTTTGTAGACAAAAAAATTTGAATCATTAACTAAAAGGGAAATTTAAGGGAAATTTCATTTGAAGACGAGGGTTTTTAATTTTCGGAGCAAATAAAAAGGATAAGACAATACTACGCCATGCCAAATAGAAAAATAAACTGAgggtaatataatattttttattgtcTTGCTCTGATAATTAAGAACCTGCTCTGAAAATATAACATCTCTaactaaattattatatatatacatatacgtaCATACGTACATATGTTTGgatgtatgtatgtatacatGCGTGCATGTATTTctataataattagttataaatGAATATGTATATATTAAGTATGCAATTATTAATCTATATTAGTAAGTCATAACTTAGGTATTATATGATCCATGCATATATCTctataataattagttataaatatatatataatattaagtATGTAACAACTAATCGATATTAATAAGTGATGTGAtaacttatgtattatatgaattcTTATGCAATGGTTATCATTTAAATTTTTATACTAATTTTTTAATAGAGTATGTAAATTTTAtgaagaaattatttttaatgacttacatattaatgatgttttaattgaggtaataaaaattacatgaatgaatctgtattaattatataataatgaatGAGTATTAATGATTAAAACAAATAATGTTTGGATATTAATTAATGTATTTATGATTAAATAATAAATGAGTATTAATGGCTAAAACAAATATTGAATGGATATTAACTATTATATTCATGATTAAATTTGCTCATTAATTACCGTATCTATGATTAAATAATGAATGAACATTAATGGTTAAAACAAATATTATATGAAcattaattattatatttatgattaaatttgcTCAGCGAACCCCTGTTGCTGTATTAGATATATAGTAGATAGATTTGTTTCAGATGTAATATTTTAAATTGTCATGTTcttgtaatattttattttaattatgtaatgtattttaataataagtaatatttttatttttaatcttattaatatttaatttttaaattttaaattttaaacacGTTTAGTCGGAGTGGGTCACTTGATTTACCAAGCCCATGAAGAAGGAAATGGCAGTGGACTTGGGTCACTTGATTTACTAAAAGTTGGACTTGGGCTTTGAATAGGAGCCGGTTGACCACCTAATTTACCAAGCCTATGTTTTGCTTACTGGGCTTCAAAAA encodes the following:
- the LOC141705176 gene encoding uncharacterized protein LOC141705176, with protein sequence MLAYGIGTDAVDDYVCIGTSTAIECLKKFVTNIILIFESEYLRKPNSNDVQRLIKMGKARGFPGMMGSIDYMHLQWKNCPKAWKGMFMRGHKGVPTILLNVVASSDLWI
- the LOC141705177 gene encoding uncharacterized protein LOC141705177, which encodes MGYVRETIPRPQGEKIKLFSKYQEGHRKNVEMTFGVLQSQFAIVHDPTQFWDKEDLAKIMRACIILHNMIVEDERDTYATPFGALLSYDDATYGLPPPNLGEESLASNEMYIGRTIQLCDRQKHRQLQFDLVEHITMFHNND